One window from the genome of Sphingomonas lacunae encodes:
- the gspF gene encoding type II secretion system inner membrane protein GspF: MADFRYLAIDPAGKEKRGHISAEDRAAAEAKLVQRRLFVVECTPGTAPIKGQSLLTLTRNRISQRELTLFTRQLATLTEVTPLEEALRTASRQSETAHVRTIIGNVHAGIVEGRRLADAMAREPKSFPALYRAMVSAGESSGSLPTILTRLSALLERQAEVRGKLISALAYPVVLALVALSVIAALMIWVVPKVVEQFDTVGQQLPLLTRIVIALSSFAANWWWAVLIALGLVAAGGWALLRKPGPRRAFDGWLLRLPLLGRLLRDLHAARFARTLSTMVASRLPLIEGLRLTIPTIRNSVLAAATADIVEQVRGGGSLSAAMRSANVFPPLLVYLAASGESAGQLDTMLERAADYLEREFDRFTSTAMALLEPLIIVIMGVIVALIILSILLPILQLQQMTGP, encoded by the coding sequence ATGGCTGATTTCCGCTATCTCGCCATTGACCCCGCTGGAAAGGAAAAACGCGGCCACATCAGCGCCGAGGATCGCGCCGCTGCCGAGGCCAAGCTGGTCCAGCGCCGCCTGTTCGTCGTCGAATGCACCCCCGGCACAGCTCCGATCAAGGGCCAGTCCCTCCTCACCCTGACCCGCAACCGCATCAGCCAGCGTGAGCTGACACTGTTCACCCGCCAACTCGCCACCCTGACCGAGGTCACTCCGCTTGAGGAAGCCCTGCGCACCGCCTCGCGCCAGTCCGAGACGGCACATGTCCGCACCATCATCGGCAATGTCCATGCAGGCATTGTCGAAGGACGCCGCCTCGCCGACGCCATGGCGCGAGAACCCAAAAGCTTCCCCGCCCTCTACCGCGCCATGGTCAGCGCCGGTGAAAGCTCGGGCTCGCTGCCGACCATCCTCACCCGCCTCTCCGCCCTGCTCGAACGGCAGGCCGAAGTGCGGGGAAAGCTGATCTCCGCGCTCGCCTATCCCGTCGTTCTTGCGCTCGTCGCCCTGTCGGTCATCGCCGCGCTGATGATCTGGGTGGTGCCAAAGGTGGTCGAACAGTTTGACACGGTCGGCCAGCAACTCCCGCTGCTCACCCGCATCGTCATCGCCCTCTCGTCCTTTGCCGCCAATTGGTGGTGGGCAGTATTGATTGCTCTCGGCCTTGTCGCTGCCGGCGGCTGGGCCTTGCTCCGGAAACCTGGCCCGCGTCGCGCCTTTGACGGCTGGCTGTTGCGCCTGCCCCTGCTCGGGCGGCTGCTGCGGGATCTGCACGCCGCCCGCTTTGCCCGCACGCTCTCGACGATGGTGGCCAGCCGCCTGCCGCTGATCGAGGGACTGCGCCTGACCATCCCGACCATCCGCAACAGCGTCCTCGCCGCTGCCACCGCCGACATTGTCGAACAGGTGCGCGGCGGTGGCAGCCTTTCGGCCGCCATGCGCAGCGCGAATGTCTTCCCGCCGCTGCTCGTCTATCTTGCCGCCAGTGGCGAGAGCGCGGGACAGCTCGACACGATGCTCGAACGCGCCGCCGACTATCTTGAACGCGAATTCGACCGCTTCACCTCGACCGCGATGGCGCTTCTCGAACCGCTGATCATCGTCATCATGGGCGTCATCGTCGCGCTCATCATCCTCTCGATCCTGCTTCCCATCCTGCAACTCCAGCAAATGACCGGACCCTGA